From the Malus domestica chromosome 17, GDT2T_hap1 genome, one window contains:
- the LOC103440723 gene encoding uncharacterized protein isoform X2, whose translation MEATSLRPSNYHFYNLGFVNTHKTLYMTRLNPGQAKTPSPVLLHTDETGPFPEFKKGSGSSAALRNTAPRKSFPGLPNTVGIIGGLSVDSNVKFMRKLVNWSSRDGESCPPFVLCSDHVSNKELLSIESSFPSVSSKSDGPEFDPTPIVENLLSKRIFLEKSGARCIVMPCHISHSWHDEISKGCSVPFLHIGECVVKELKEAKLKPLEAGSPLRIGVLASHATLTAGFYQEKLQSEGFEVVLPDKVTMEYSVIPAIEALNRKDIEGAQNLLRIALQVLLARVVNSVILASDDMRGLLHLDPLLKKCIDPIDALARSAISWAQSAKKDGSKKKKQKKKKDPNAPKRAMSGFMFFSNMERDNVKRENPGIAFTDVGRVLGEKWRKMSAEEKEPYEAKARQDKERYKDDIRSYKNPQPMNIDSQGVQIGRISC comes from the exons ATGGAAGCAACGTCTTTGCGCCCTTCGAACTATCATTTCTATAACTTGGGATTTGTAAATACACATAAAACCCTTTATATGACGAGGTTGAATCCAGGTCAAGCTAAAACTCCATCCCCAGTTCTCTTGCACACAGATGAAACTGGCCCGTTTCCAGAGTTTAAGAAGGGTTCTGGTTCAAGTGCAGCTTTAAGAAACACTGCTCCCAGAAAATCATTTCCGGGTCTACCAAACACAGTTGGCATAATTGGAGGGCTATCTGTCGATTCTAATGTTAAATTTATGAGAAAACTTGTCAATTGGAGTTCAAGAGATGGAGAAAGTTGCCCTCCTTTTGTTCTTTGTTCTGACCATGTTTCAAATAAGGAGCTTTTATCAATTGAGAGTTCTTTTCCTTCTGTCAGCAGTAAAAGCGATGGTCCTGAATTCGATCCTACTCCAATTGTGGAGAATTTGCTGAGTAAGAggatttttcttgaaaaatcgGGAGCTCGTTGCATTGTAATGCCTTGTCACATATCACATTCTTGGCATGATGAAATTTCTAAGGGATGTTCTGTTCCTTTTCTTCATATTGGTGAGTGTGTTGTCAAGGAGCTCAAGGAAGCAAAGTTGAAGCCGCTTGAAGCCGGAAGTCCTTTGCGGATTGGAGTGCTTGCAAGCCATGCAACTTTGACAGCAGGATTCTATCAGGAGAAACTGCAGAGCGAG GGATTTGAGGTTGTTCTGCCGGATAAAGTGACCATGGAATACTCTGTAATCCCTGCTATTGAAGCCTTAAACAGAAAGGACATAGAGGGGGCACAAAATCTCTTGAGGATCGCACTCCAGGTTCTTCTGGCGAGGGTTGTGAACTCTGTTATTCTTGCGTCCGATGATATGCGAGGTCTTCTTCACCTGGATCCTCTTCTTAAGAAATGCATTGACCCTATAGATGCCTTGGCTAGGTCAGCCATAAGCTGGGCTCAGTCTGCTAAAAAAG ATggttcaaagaagaaaaaacagaagaagaaaaaggatccGAATGCACCCAAAAGAGCGATGTCTGGTTTCATGTTCTTCTCAAATATGGAGAGAGAT AATGTCAAGAGAGAGAACCCTGGAATTGCGTTTACTGATGTGGGGAGAGTGCTTGGAGAGAAGTGGAGAAAGATGTCTG CGGAGGAAAAGGAGCCATATGAAGCAAAGGCTCGTCAAGATAAGGAACGCTACAAGGATGATATTAGAAGCTACAAGAACCCCCAACCCATGAACATAGATTCACAAGGAGTGCAGATTGGACGAATTTCTTGTTGA
- the LOC103440723 gene encoding uncharacterized protein isoform X1, which yields MEATSLRPSNYHFYNLGFVNTHKTLYMTRLNPGQAKTPSPVLLHTDETGPFPEFKKGSGSSAALRNTAPRKSFPGLPNTVGIIGGLSVDSNVKFMRKLVNWSSRDGESCPPFVLCSDHVSNKELLSIESSFPSVSSKSDGPEFDPTPIVENLLSKRIFLEKSGARCIVMPCHISHSWHDEISKGCSVPFLHIGECVVKELKEAKLKPLEAGSPLRIGVLASHATLTAGFYQEKLQSEGFEVVLPDKVTMEYSVIPAIEALNRKDIEGAQNLLRIALQVLLARVVNSVILASDDMRGLLHLDPLLKKCIDPIDALARSAISWAQSAKKDGSKKKKQKKKKDPNAPKRAMSGFMFFSNMERDNVKRENPGIAFTDVGRVLGEKWRKMSAEEKEPYEAKARQDKNATRMKLVATRTPNP from the exons ATGGAAGCAACGTCTTTGCGCCCTTCGAACTATCATTTCTATAACTTGGGATTTGTAAATACACATAAAACCCTTTATATGACGAGGTTGAATCCAGGTCAAGCTAAAACTCCATCCCCAGTTCTCTTGCACACAGATGAAACTGGCCCGTTTCCAGAGTTTAAGAAGGGTTCTGGTTCAAGTGCAGCTTTAAGAAACACTGCTCCCAGAAAATCATTTCCGGGTCTACCAAACACAGTTGGCATAATTGGAGGGCTATCTGTCGATTCTAATGTTAAATTTATGAGAAAACTTGTCAATTGGAGTTCAAGAGATGGAGAAAGTTGCCCTCCTTTTGTTCTTTGTTCTGACCATGTTTCAAATAAGGAGCTTTTATCAATTGAGAGTTCTTTTCCTTCTGTCAGCAGTAAAAGCGATGGTCCTGAATTCGATCCTACTCCAATTGTGGAGAATTTGCTGAGTAAGAggatttttcttgaaaaatcgGGAGCTCGTTGCATTGTAATGCCTTGTCACATATCACATTCTTGGCATGATGAAATTTCTAAGGGATGTTCTGTTCCTTTTCTTCATATTGGTGAGTGTGTTGTCAAGGAGCTCAAGGAAGCAAAGTTGAAGCCGCTTGAAGCCGGAAGTCCTTTGCGGATTGGAGTGCTTGCAAGCCATGCAACTTTGACAGCAGGATTCTATCAGGAGAAACTGCAGAGCGAG GGATTTGAGGTTGTTCTGCCGGATAAAGTGACCATGGAATACTCTGTAATCCCTGCTATTGAAGCCTTAAACAGAAAGGACATAGAGGGGGCACAAAATCTCTTGAGGATCGCACTCCAGGTTCTTCTGGCGAGGGTTGTGAACTCTGTTATTCTTGCGTCCGATGATATGCGAGGTCTTCTTCACCTGGATCCTCTTCTTAAGAAATGCATTGACCCTATAGATGCCTTGGCTAGGTCAGCCATAAGCTGGGCTCAGTCTGCTAAAAAAG ATggttcaaagaagaaaaaacagaagaagaaaaaggatccGAATGCACCCAAAAGAGCGATGTCTGGTTTCATGTTCTTCTCAAATATGGAGAGAGAT AATGTCAAGAGAGAGAACCCTGGAATTGCGTTTACTGATGTGGGGAGAGTGCTTGGAGAGAAGTGGAGAAAGATGTCTG
- the LOC103440723 gene encoding uncharacterized protein isoform X3: MEATSLRPSNYHFYNLGFVNTHKTLYMTRLNPGQAKTPSPVLLHTDETGPFPEFKKGSGSSAALRNTAPRKSFPGLPNTVGIIGGLSVDSNVKFMRKLVNWSSRDGESCPPFVLCSDHVSNKELLSIESSFPSVSSKSDGPEFDPTPIVENLLSKRIFLEKSGARCIVMPCHISHSWHDEISKGCSVPFLHIGECVVKELKEAKLKPLEAGSPLRIGVLASHATLTAGFYQEKLQSEGFEVVLPDKVTMEYSVIPAIEALNRKDIEGAQNLLRIALQVLLARVVNSVILASDDMRGLLHLDPLLKKCIDPIDALARSAISWAQSAKKGT; encoded by the exons ATGGAAGCAACGTCTTTGCGCCCTTCGAACTATCATTTCTATAACTTGGGATTTGTAAATACACATAAAACCCTTTATATGACGAGGTTGAATCCAGGTCAAGCTAAAACTCCATCCCCAGTTCTCTTGCACACAGATGAAACTGGCCCGTTTCCAGAGTTTAAGAAGGGTTCTGGTTCAAGTGCAGCTTTAAGAAACACTGCTCCCAGAAAATCATTTCCGGGTCTACCAAACACAGTTGGCATAATTGGAGGGCTATCTGTCGATTCTAATGTTAAATTTATGAGAAAACTTGTCAATTGGAGTTCAAGAGATGGAGAAAGTTGCCCTCCTTTTGTTCTTTGTTCTGACCATGTTTCAAATAAGGAGCTTTTATCAATTGAGAGTTCTTTTCCTTCTGTCAGCAGTAAAAGCGATGGTCCTGAATTCGATCCTACTCCAATTGTGGAGAATTTGCTGAGTAAGAggatttttcttgaaaaatcgGGAGCTCGTTGCATTGTAATGCCTTGTCACATATCACATTCTTGGCATGATGAAATTTCTAAGGGATGTTCTGTTCCTTTTCTTCATATTGGTGAGTGTGTTGTCAAGGAGCTCAAGGAAGCAAAGTTGAAGCCGCTTGAAGCCGGAAGTCCTTTGCGGATTGGAGTGCTTGCAAGCCATGCAACTTTGACAGCAGGATTCTATCAGGAGAAACTGCAGAGCGAG GGATTTGAGGTTGTTCTGCCGGATAAAGTGACCATGGAATACTCTGTAATCCCTGCTATTGAAGCCTTAAACAGAAAGGACATAGAGGGGGCACAAAATCTCTTGAGGATCGCACTCCAGGTTCTTCTGGCGAGGGTTGTGAACTCTGTTATTCTTGCGTCCGATGATATGCGAGGTCTTCTTCACCTGGATCCTCTTCTTAAGAAATGCATTGACCCTATAGATGCCTTGGCTAGGTCAGCCATAAGCTGGGCTCAGTCTGCTAAAAAAGGTACATGA